The following DNA comes from Halalkaliarchaeum sp. AArc-CO.
CGCCGTCGAGCGCGACCGGCTCCGGGACCTCCGAGCCGAGACAGCCGGCGAGTCCGCCCACCGAAAGCGTGGCGGCCGCGGCCGCCCCCGACAGGAGTCGCCGACGGGTAACCACCGTCGCAGGACCGTATTCCCTCATGGAGTAGCGTTAGCGACGAACTTAAATAGACTGTCTGGTACGACCGACGAAACGGTTCGTCTCCGGCCCCCGAGATCACGCATCGATCGTCCGGGCGAACGCGTCGGGGAGACGCGCGTAAATCTCCGCGTTGGCCTGCAACGCCTCGAGGGTGGTGTACTCGTCGATGGCGTGGGCGGTGTCGGTGCCGAGTGCGAACTCGACGGTCGAGATCCCTGCGTTTCGCAGCTTCTTGGCGTCGCCACCGCCTGTCGCGCTCCGGCGATAGCTGTGCTCGCCGGTGACGTCGCCGGCGAGGGCCGCGATCGCCTCGACGAGCGGTGCGTCGATCGGCTCTGCAGTTCCGACCGACCAGCTCGCGTCGTCGATCGTCACGCCCTCGACGTCGTCGATACACTTCCGGACGTCCGCGAGGATCCGTGGCGTGGCGACCCCGGCGGTCAGCCTGATGTCGAGCCGGGCGCGTGCGGCCTGCGGCACGCTGTTTACGGCTTCGCCTCCCTCGATCGTTCCCAGGTTGACCGTCGGGCGGGTGAACAGTTCACGTGCGGCCTCTCTCCCCATCGCCGGGCCGTAGTAATCGACTGATTCCTCGACGATCGGCTCGATCGCGGGGTCGAGATCGAACGTTCGGGCGGGAAGCCGATCGCGGATGCGCTCGATCGCGGTCCACAGCCTGTCGATCGCGTTCTCCCCCAGCATCGGCCGGGAACCGTGGGCGGCCTCGCCGGTCGCCGAAAGTGAAAGCCAGATGCTCCCCCGGTCGGCGACTGCGACCGAGTGGTTGCCGCGCTCGCAGGTCGTCTCGCCGATCACGCAGGCGTCGGCGTCGAGCCGTCCCGACTCCAGCAGCGTCTTCAGGCCCGCACCGCCCGTCTCCTCGTCGCTGACGATCGCAAACGACAGCGTCACCGGCGGGGTCGTTTCCGTTTCCCCGAACGACCGGGCGGCGAGCAACATCGACGCGAGCGGCCCCTTCATGTCGGTTGCCCCCCGGCCGTACAGCCTGATTTCGGTGTCGCCGTTTTTCGAGACCTCGACGCGCTCACCCAGGGGGTCGTACGCCCACGCCTCGCGGTCGAACGGGACGGTATCGACGTGGCCGTTGAAACACAGCGTCCGATCGGTTTCCCCGGGAAGCGTCGCGATGAGGTTCGGTTTCGCCGAATCGACGGCGTACCGTTCCACTTCCAACCCCCACTCGAGGAACGAATCTTCTAGGCTGTCCACGAGCCCCCGGGTTTCCCCCGGCGGGTTCTGCGTGTCGACCGACAGGAGCTCCAGCGCGAGATCCGCGAGGCGCTCTTTGTTCTCGCGGGCGAACGCAAGCGGCTCCGAGGCGTGGGGCATGACTCTCGACCGAAACTACTCCGGGTTCGATTAAAAATGTGTGGTTAGTACAAAACTACGAAACCACGAAGTGACCTAATCGTCGGCGCTGGTCGGCGTCCCGACCGTGGCGCGCTGGCTCCGCCAGACGCCCTGGAGATACGCGCCGACGAACATGCCGGCGATCGCCCACACGATCGGCCAGTTGCCGATGCCGACGCTGGCGTAGGCGGCGCCGGGACAGATGCCCGACAGCCCCCAGCCGACGCCGAAGATCGATCCGCCGACGAGCACGCTCCGGTCGAACGGCTTGAGCCGTCGACCGTAGCCGTCGCCTGTCAGGGGCGCCCGATCGCGGAGCCGCGGCACCACCGCGAACGTCACGCCGGTGACGATCGCGGCGCCGAACATGACGAACAGCAGCCCGAAGTCGGTGAACTGCAGGAAGTCGAGGACGACTTCCGGTCGCGCCATGTGGCTGAATCCGAGGCCGAATCCGAACAGCAGCCCCCCGGCGAAGATCAGGGGCATGAACAGCGGGTGTCGGCCGGATCCGGACGATCCACTCATGGCGTCACCCCCAGCGCGGCGACGAGCTGGGCCGTTCCGATCGCGACGATCAGGAACGTCACGACGCCGACGAGCGAGGTTTTCGACCGCGAGCCGACGCCACAGACGCCGTGTCCGGAGGTACATCCCTTGCCGATGCGGGTGCCGATACCCACGAGGATCCCGCCGAAGAACAGCCGCCACGGCTGGACGTCGGTCGTCCACGCGCCGCCCTGATAAACGACCGCGTAGACGGCCGCCCCGAGCAGAATCCCCGCGGTGAAGACGACACGCCAGTCCCGGGAGGGGCGATACTGCTGGAACCGGGACTGGTCCGAGGCGTACGACAGCGTCGACTCGAGGAACGTGCTCGCGCCGGGGATCAGACCGGTGCCCAGATAGATCACCACGACGCCCAGCCCGACGAACAGGCCCCCGATGGCGTATCGGCTGATCCCGTGGGGGAACAGCGCCTCGTAGGAGGCGCCTCCGAGAAGCGCCCAGACCAGCGTTCCGAGCGGTTCGATTGCCATCACTGTCCTGCGATCAGTCCCCGGTCAGCGCGTCCTGGCTGGCCGCACAGTTGTTCGGTCCCAGCTCGAGGGTGAACGCCTCGTCGTCGTCGACGGACTGCTGCCCGAGGTTGGTGGCGATGATGTCCTCGTAGTTGGCCGGGCGCGGGGGCATGTCGGCGAGTACGATCTCGACGAACTCCTCCTCGTCGACCGAAAGCGCCTCCATGGTCTCGACCAGCTCGCCGATCGGCGCCGTGTAGGTGCCGTCAGCGGCGGGCTCGGCGGCGTCGCTGAAGTGGGCGCCGCCAACGAGGACGTCGTCGGACAGCGTCAACACGCGTTCCTGGAGCGACTCGTACAGCTGGCGGGCCGCGTCGGGGGCCCCCTCGTCGCCCTCCTCGAGGTCCGGGCGCGCGACGCTTTCGACGAACAGCCCGTCGCCGGTCGCGAGCAGGCTCCCGCCGATCAGGTAGGAGGTCATTCCCGTGGTGTGGCCGGGCGTAAACACCGTCTCGATCGTGGCGTCGCCGACCTGGAACTCGTCGCCGTCGGCCGCCTGCGTCAGTTCGTCGGCGTAGGTGACCCCGCGGTCGACTGCAGCCGCCGGGATGATGCCCTCGACACCCTCCTCGTCGAGGTTGCGGACGCCGGAGATGTGGTCCGCGTGAATGTGGGTGTCGATCGCGTACGTCAGTTCGACGCCGAGCTCGGCGGCGTCTTCGAGATATCGGTCGGTGAACGCCCGGAGCGGATCCACGATCGCGGCTTCACCGTCGTCGTACACCAAATACCCGAGACAACCGCTGGAGGGACGCTGG
Coding sequences within:
- a CDS encoding YeeE/YedE family protein, coding for MAIEPLGTLVWALLGGASYEALFPHGISRYAIGGLFVGLGVVVIYLGTGLIPGASTFLESTLSYASDQSRFQQYRPSRDWRVVFTAGILLGAAVYAVVYQGGAWTTDVQPWRLFFGGILVGIGTRIGKGCTSGHGVCGVGSRSKTSLVGVVTFLIVAIGTAQLVAALGVTP
- a CDS encoding MBL fold metallo-hydrolase, which gives rise to MDEMDFPTPDVPVESITPEALKEQIDAGEPVTLLDTRMESDYEEWRIDGPAVESINVPYYEFLDDEIDESVLELIPDDEEITVLCAKGGASEYVAGTLIERGYDVNHLEEGMNGWASIYEAVEVERYDGPGTLLQYQRPSSGCLGYLVYDDGEAAIVDPLRAFTDRYLEDAAELGVELTYAIDTHIHADHISGVRNLDEEGVEGIIPAAAVDRGVTYADELTQAADGDEFQVGDATIETVFTPGHTTGMTSYLIGGSLLATGDGLFVESVARPDLEEGDEGAPDAARQLYESLQERVLTLSDDVLVGGAHFSDAAEPAADGTYTAPIGELVETMEALSVDEEEFVEIVLADMPPRPANYEDIIATNLGQQSVDDDEAFTLELGPNNCAASQDALTGD
- a CDS encoding DUF6691 family protein — translated: MSGSSGSGRHPLFMPLIFAGGLLFGFGLGFSHMARPEVVLDFLQFTDFGLLFVMFGAAIVTGVTFAVVPRLRDRAPLTGDGYGRRLKPFDRSVLVGGSIFGVGWGLSGICPGAAYASVGIGNWPIVWAIAGMFVGAYLQGVWRSQRATVGTPTSADD
- a CDS encoding M20 family metallopeptidase; protein product: MPHASEPLAFARENKERLADLALELLSVDTQNPPGETRGLVDSLEDSFLEWGLEVERYAVDSAKPNLIATLPGETDRTLCFNGHVDTVPFDREAWAYDPLGERVEVSKNGDTEIRLYGRGATDMKGPLASMLLAARSFGETETTPPVTLSFAIVSDEETGGAGLKTLLESGRLDADACVIGETTCERGNHSVAVADRGSIWLSLSATGEAAHGSRPMLGENAIDRLWTAIERIRDRLPARTFDLDPAIEPIVEESVDYYGPAMGREAARELFTRPTVNLGTIEGGEAVNSVPQAARARLDIRLTAGVATPRILADVRKCIDDVEGVTIDDASWSVGTAEPIDAPLVEAIAALAGDVTGEHSYRRSATGGGDAKKLRNAGISTVEFALGTDTAHAIDEYTTLEALQANAEIYARLPDAFARTIDA